Proteins from a genomic interval of Polaribacter sejongensis:
- a CDS encoding NAD-dependent epimerase/dehydratase family protein, which produces MKSNLHIITGNKGFVGLNLIDYFKKQKKEIVGVSRTPKNEELSYETLSLEKLNQAKSFIHLAGKAHDLKKTSEDATYFEVNTELTKTLFNQFLESNCEVFIYMSSVKAAADEVKGLLTEEVTPNPVTVYGKSKLAAEAYILSQEIPQNKRVYILRPCMIHGPNNKGNLNLLYTFVSKGIPYPFGKYENARSFVSVENLCFVINELIENKNVPSGVYNVADDASLSTTALVKIIGDVIEKPAKVLNIPKFFVEVLAKVGDVLPLPVNSERVQKLTENYEVSNVKIKKALQKELPLSVEEGIKKTIASF; this is translated from the coding sequence ATGAAAAGTAATTTGCATATCATTACAGGAAATAAAGGTTTTGTTGGTCTTAATTTGATAGATTATTTTAAGAAACAGAAAAAAGAAATTGTTGGTGTATCTAGAACGCCAAAGAATGAAGAGCTTAGTTATGAAACTTTAAGTTTAGAAAAATTGAACCAAGCTAAGAGTTTTATTCATTTAGCAGGGAAAGCACACGATTTAAAAAAAACATCAGAAGACGCAACATATTTTGAAGTAAATACAGAATTGACTAAAACACTTTTTAATCAATTTTTAGAAAGTAATTGTGAAGTTTTTATTTATATGAGTTCTGTAAAAGCAGCTGCAGATGAAGTAAAAGGGCTTTTAACAGAAGAGGTAACACCAAATCCTGTTACGGTGTATGGGAAATCTAAATTAGCAGCAGAGGCTTATATTTTATCACAAGAAATACCTCAAAATAAAAGAGTGTATATTTTAAGACCTTGCATGATTCATGGTCCTAATAATAAAGGAAATTTAAATTTGTTGTACACTTTTGTATCTAAAGGAATTCCGTATCCTTTTGGAAAGTATGAAAATGCAAGATCTTTTGTTTCTGTCGAAAATTTATGTTTTGTTATCAATGAGTTGATAGAAAATAAAAACGTACCATCTGGTGTATATAATGTGGCTGATGATGCTTCTTTATCTACCACAGCTTTGGTTAAAATTATAGGGGATGTCATAGAGAAACCTGCTAAAGTTTTAAATATTCCAAAGTTTTTTGTGGAGGTTTTAGCAAAAGTAGGAGATGTATTACCATTACCTGTTAATTCTGAAAGGGTACAAAAATTGACAGAAAATTACGAAGTATCTAATGTAAAGATTAAAAAGGCACTTCAAAAAGAATTACCTTTATCAGTAGAAGAAGGAATCAAAAAAACAATAGCATCATTTTAA
- a CDS encoding glycosyltransferase family 2 protein, producing MKISIITVCYNSEKTIEKTFKSVQAQTYKNIEYIVVDGGSKDSTIDLVKKYKSMISQWVSEPDKGLYDAMNKGIEMATGDIVGILNSDDIFTDEKVLENVANFHLKNKNMDASVGNILQFNEEEKTVRKYSAKNWNPEKLKIGFMPAHPAIFFKRDLFKKYGLYHLDFTIGADYELITRFFLQHKITWKFSEITTTSMLIGGVSSSGFSSYQLISKEIKKALTRNNIKFSYLKVQLRGFWKIIGFLNKK from the coding sequence ATGAAAATTTCCATAATAACAGTCTGTTACAATAGCGAAAAAACTATTGAAAAAACATTTAAATCTGTACAAGCACAAACATACAAGAATATAGAATACATTGTAGTAGATGGGGGGTCTAAAGATAGTACTATAGATTTAGTAAAGAAATATAAATCTATGATATCTCAATGGGTTTCTGAACCAGATAAAGGTTTGTATGATGCCATGAACAAAGGGATTGAAATGGCTACAGGAGATATTGTAGGGATTTTAAATTCTGATGATATTTTTACAGATGAAAAAGTACTAGAAAATGTAGCTAATTTTCATTTAAAAAATAAAAATATGGATGCTTCTGTAGGTAATATTTTACAATTTAATGAAGAAGAGAAAACGGTAAGAAAATATTCCGCTAAAAATTGGAATCCAGAAAAGCTGAAAATAGGTTTTATGCCTGCGCATCCAGCGATATTTTTTAAAAGAGATTTGTTCAAAAAATATGGACTTTACCATTTAGATTTTACCATTGGAGCAGATTATGAATTGATTACTCGTTTTTTCTTACAACATAAAATCACTTGGAAATTTTCTGAGATTACCACTACGTCTATGTTAATAGGTGGTGTAAGTAGTTCTGGTTTTAGTAGTTATCAATTAATTTCAAAAGAAATAAAAAAAGCATTGACCAGAAATAATATAAAATTTAGTTATTTAAAAGTACAGTTAAGAGGCTTTTGGAAAATAATTGGGTTTTTAAATAAAAAGTAA
- a CDS encoding polysaccharide biosynthesis protein codes for MIRTFFLRTLNKYASKWLVLLIDIFLVFTSFFIAYFIRFNVSFNFNFSNLLNQIPYVLGFALISFLTVGSYKGIIRHTGIRDAFNVFIASSLVCLLLLLAVTFNVFFKVIDSFYIPKSIIIIHYLVTTLVLILSRFIFKAFFEVLSTELDTIHNVLIYGAGDSGIIAFSALNRDKKNNYDVIGFIDDNKNKIGKKIDRVKIHNPKHITKQFIEKHAVDEVIISIQNIKSNRLLAITDKFIDLDIDVKIVPPLSKWIDGDLNANQIRQIKIEDLLDRAPIIIDNPIVQREVNDKVILVSGAAGSIGSEISRQLSLYNCKMIILIDQAESPLYDLQQELIQKGITNFVAIVSDVRDRFKVERIFKKYKPQRVFHAAAYKHVPLMEKSPYEAIKVNVLGTKNLADLSVEYKIERFVMVSTDKAVNPTNVMGASKRIAELYISCVSKKSKKTKFTITRFGNVLGSNGSVIPLFKRQIENGGPLTVTHKKITRYFMTIPEACSLVLEAGTMGKGGEIYIFDMGKSVKIFEIAKRMIYLSGLRYPEDIDIKITGLRPGEKLYEELLADGENTTKTYHDKIMIAKTQKIDNSIVKIKIDDLSLNFDKLNNSELVALMKTLVPEYVSNNSEFEILDVKLKEVNIK; via the coding sequence ATGATAAGAACCTTTTTTCTACGAACCCTAAATAAATATGCGTCTAAGTGGCTAGTTTTATTGATAGACATATTCTTAGTTTTTACCTCTTTTTTTATCGCTTATTTTATACGCTTTAATGTAAGCTTCAATTTTAACTTCTCTAATTTATTAAATCAAATACCTTATGTTTTAGGTTTTGCGCTGATAAGTTTTTTAACAGTAGGCTCTTATAAAGGAATAATAAGACATACGGGTATTAGAGATGCTTTTAATGTATTTATTGCAAGTTCATTAGTCTGCTTGTTACTACTTTTGGCTGTAACTTTTAATGTTTTTTTTAAAGTAATCGATTCTTTTTACATTCCAAAATCCATTATTATTATTCATTATTTAGTAACTACATTAGTCCTTATTTTAAGTAGATTTATTTTTAAGGCCTTTTTTGAAGTCTTATCCACAGAATTAGATACAATTCATAATGTTTTGATTTATGGAGCAGGAGATTCTGGGATTATTGCTTTTAGTGCTTTAAACAGGGATAAAAAAAATAATTATGATGTTATTGGATTTATAGATGATAATAAAAATAAAATTGGAAAAAAAATAGATAGAGTTAAGATTCACAACCCTAAACATATTACAAAACAGTTTATAGAAAAACATGCTGTTGATGAAGTAATTATTTCTATCCAAAATATTAAATCCAATAGATTATTGGCGATAACAGATAAATTTATTGATTTGGATATTGACGTTAAAATAGTACCACCATTATCTAAATGGATAGATGGAGATTTAAATGCAAACCAAATTAGACAGATTAAGATTGAAGACTTATTAGATAGAGCTCCTATTATTATAGACAATCCAATTGTACAAAGAGAGGTAAATGATAAAGTTATATTAGTTTCTGGTGCTGCAGGATCCATAGGAAGTGAGATTTCTAGACAGTTAAGTTTGTACAATTGTAAAATGATCATCTTAATAGATCAAGCAGAATCACCCCTTTACGATTTACAACAAGAATTAATTCAAAAAGGAATTACAAACTTTGTAGCAATAGTATCAGATGTAAGAGATCGATTTAAAGTAGAACGAATATTTAAGAAATATAAACCGCAAAGAGTGTTTCATGCGGCAGCCTATAAACATGTGCCTTTAATGGAAAAATCGCCCTATGAGGCAATTAAAGTAAATGTATTGGGAACTAAGAATTTAGCAGATTTATCTGTTGAATATAAAATTGAAAGATTTGTCATGGTTTCTACAGACAAAGCTGTAAACCCAACAAATGTTATGGGCGCTTCTAAAAGAATTGCAGAACTATATATTAGTTGTGTTAGTAAGAAGTCTAAAAAAACAAAATTTACAATTACAAGATTCGGTAATGTTTTAGGTTCTAATGGATCCGTAATTCCATTATTTAAAAGGCAAATAGAAAATGGAGGCCCTTTAACGGTAACTCATAAGAAAATTACGAGGTATTTTATGACCATTCCAGAAGCGTGTAGTTTGGTTTTAGAAGCAGGTACGATGGGTAAAGGAGGAGAAATTTATATTTTTGATATGGGGAAATCGGTTAAGATTTTTGAAATAGCAAAAAGAATGATTTATTTATCAGGATTAAGATATCCAGAAGACATCGATATAAAAATTACTGGTCTAAGACCAGGAGAAAAGTTATACGAAGAGTTATTAGCAGATGGTGAGAATACAACAAAAACCTACCATGATAAAATAATGATTGCTAAGACTCAAAAAATTGATAATTCTATCGTTAAAATTAAAATTGATGATTTATCTCTTAATTTTGATAAACTAAATAATAGTGAGTTGGTGGCATTAATGAAAACGTTAGTTCCTGAATATGTTTCTAATAACTCGGAATTTGAGATATTAGATGTGAAACTTAAAGAAGTCAATATTAAATAG
- a CDS encoding DegT/DnrJ/EryC1/StrS family aminotransferase: protein MQHKIPLSESLIDIDLKTSFSSIDIDVVAEFEKSLESFYEDQKSVLAVNSGTSAIHLALILSGVEKGDEVLCQSLTYVATINPIIYQNATPIFIDSENDTWNMCPIQLECAIKDRILKGKKPKAIIFVHLYGMPAKIDEIVGISRKYNIPLIEDAAEALGADYKGKKCGAFGDFGILSFNNNKIVSTLGGGALICNTEIEKEKAFFHATQAKENERHYEHKVIGYNYRMNSLGALIGITQLKKLDAYLKKRRTINDFYKESFKCFSEVCFLKEPSIDFVSNHWLSCILLEMKEVANKKYKLMDVLKKNNIEVRFLWKPMHLQPVFKEYPYYGGEIAENLFQKGICLPSGSTLKKNDLIKISESIKKFL from the coding sequence ATGCAACATAAAATTCCTTTATCTGAGTCTCTTATAGATATTGATTTAAAAACTTCCTTTTCATCAATAGATATTGATGTTGTTGCAGAATTTGAAAAATCATTAGAGTCGTTCTATGAGGATCAGAAAAGTGTATTAGCAGTAAATTCGGGAACTTCAGCCATTCATTTGGCATTAATTTTAAGTGGCGTAGAAAAAGGAGATGAGGTTTTATGTCAATCATTAACGTATGTTGCTACTATAAACCCAATTATCTACCAAAATGCAACTCCTATTTTTATTGATAGTGAGAATGATACTTGGAATATGTGTCCTATTCAATTAGAATGCGCTATAAAAGATAGAATCTTAAAAGGGAAAAAACCGAAGGCAATTATTTTTGTCCATTTGTATGGTATGCCAGCAAAAATTGATGAAATAGTTGGTATTTCTCGTAAATACAATATTCCATTAATTGAAGATGCAGCAGAAGCTTTAGGAGCAGATTACAAAGGGAAGAAATGTGGTGCTTTTGGAGATTTTGGAATTCTTTCTTTTAACAATAATAAGATTGTATCTACTTTAGGTGGCGGAGCTTTAATCTGTAATACAGAAATAGAAAAAGAAAAAGCCTTTTTTCACGCTACACAAGCTAAGGAAAATGAAAGGCATTATGAACACAAAGTAATAGGGTATAACTACAGAATGAACTCTTTAGGTGCACTTATTGGAATTACCCAACTTAAAAAGCTGGATGCATATCTTAAAAAGAGACGAACAATTAATGATTTTTATAAAGAGTCTTTTAAGTGCTTTTCGGAAGTGTGTTTTTTAAAGGAACCGTCAATAGATTTTGTCTCAAACCATTGGTTAAGTTGTATTCTTTTAGAAATGAAAGAGGTTGCTAATAAAAAGTATAAACTGATGGATGTACTTAAGAAAAATAACATTGAAGTTCGTTTTTTATGGAAACCGATGCATTTACAACCTGTTTTTAAAGAGTATCCATACTATGGTGGCGAAATTGCAGAAAATTTATTTCAAAAAGGAATTTGTCTTCCATCTGGATCTACCCTCAAAAAAAATGATTTAATCAAAATTTCAGAATCCATTAAGAAATTTTTGTAG
- a CDS encoding glycosyltransferase has protein sequence MTRKIVILTSIYPGKDINETFTPIVHYFTKEWIKMDCEVIVIHNLAFYHKFFYFLASIFSKLIAAFTGTNIPNQRLTQVYKYHLDGVIVIRMPIYKSFPRFRFAKKTIERQEEKIFKELDQSNFIPDIIVGHWENPQLELITLLKKRFSSAVTSLVFHHKADFLINLYKNNTKEILSSIDVFGFRSAPIKASFKQFGVDEKNSFMCYSGIPERFTENKNVKKFNAKLASFLFVGTLIKRKYPSEIIDALTIVYKNNDYKLDYIGGGFESNKIETKIKEKLLSENVTLNGRVTRDKVWEKMIESDCFIMISKNEAYGLVYLEAMAAGCITIAAKDEGFDGVIKHGENGFLCEAGNVEELAILIEYINKMSIQEKQEISKSAVLTASKLTNFKAAESYLRNLEK, from the coding sequence ATGACAAGAAAAATTGTAATATTAACCTCTATATACCCTGGGAAAGATATTAATGAAACCTTTACACCTATAGTCCATTATTTTACAAAGGAATGGATTAAAATGGATTGTGAAGTTATAGTAATACATAATTTGGCATTTTATCATAAGTTTTTTTATTTTTTGGCGTCAATTTTCTCAAAATTAATAGCCGCATTTACGGGTACTAATATTCCTAACCAAAGATTAACTCAAGTTTATAAATATCATTTGGATGGTGTTATAGTAATAAGAATGCCAATATATAAAAGCTTTCCAAGGTTTAGGTTTGCAAAAAAAACAATAGAGAGGCAAGAAGAAAAAATTTTTAAAGAGTTAGACCAATCTAATTTTATACCTGATATTATTGTAGGGCATTGGGAGAATCCACAGTTAGAATTAATAACGCTCTTAAAAAAAAGATTCTCGAGTGCTGTTACTTCCTTAGTTTTTCATCATAAAGCAGATTTTTTAATTAATTTATATAAAAATAATACAAAAGAAATATTAAGTAGTATTGATGTTTTTGGCTTTAGAAGTGCCCCTATAAAAGCTAGTTTTAAACAATTTGGAGTTGATGAAAAAAATAGTTTTATGTGTTATTCTGGTATACCTGAAAGATTTACAGAGAATAAAAATGTAAAGAAGTTTAATGCAAAATTAGCATCTTTTCTTTTTGTAGGGACTTTAATAAAAAGAAAATATCCAAGTGAAATAATTGATGCTTTAACAATAGTATATAAAAATAATGATTATAAATTAGATTATATTGGAGGTGGATTTGAAAGTAATAAAATCGAAACAAAAATAAAAGAAAAATTGCTTTCAGAAAATGTTACTTTAAATGGAAGAGTAACACGTGATAAAGTGTGGGAGAAAATGATAGAAAGTGATTGCTTTATAATGATTAGTAAAAATGAAGCCTATGGCTTAGTTTATTTAGAGGCTATGGCAGCAGGTTGTATAACAATTGCAGCCAAAGACGAAGGTTTTGATGGTGTTATTAAGCATGGAGAAAATGGGTTTTTATGCGAAGCAGGTAATGTTGAAGAATTAGCAATTTTGATTGAATATATTAATAAAATGAGCATACAAGAAAAACAAGAAATATCAAAGAGTGCTGTACTCACTGCATCAAAATTAACGAATTTTAAAGCTGCAGAATCTTATTTAAGAAATCTAGAAAAATAA
- a CDS encoding MraY family glycosyltransferase has product MEKNLIVLCILIVASFVYLKLANKFNIVDKPNERSSHTKVTIRGGGIIFPIAILLFFFMNDFQYPFFVLGLFLISFVSFLDDIYTLSSRVRFPFQIIAISLILFQAAFPVFPLYYSVLCLVLGVAVINMFNFMDGINGITGMYSLAVLSGMYFINLNEAIVHTDLIVFSGLSLLVFGFYNFRKKALFFAGDIGSIAIGMLLFFIGFLFVLELHSPILLLLILVYGVDTALTMLYRIIYTKESILDPHRHHVYQKLVDVSKISHLKVSLGYGVLQLVVNFIILKTYKLDMTTQLVVFFGVIILFILLYIFLFRLLAKKAKINNAT; this is encoded by the coding sequence ATGGAGAAGAATTTAATCGTTTTATGTATATTAATTGTAGCCTCTTTTGTGTATTTAAAGTTGGCTAATAAATTTAATATTGTAGACAAACCCAATGAAAGAAGTTCGCATACGAAAGTAACAATACGAGGAGGGGGAATTATTTTTCCGATTGCAATTCTATTATTCTTCTTTATGAATGATTTTCAATATCCCTTTTTTGTTTTAGGTTTGTTTTTAATTTCTTTTGTTAGTTTTTTAGATGATATCTACACTTTGAGTTCAAGAGTTCGGTTTCCTTTTCAAATAATTGCAATATCCTTAATCTTATTTCAAGCGGCGTTTCCTGTTTTTCCATTGTATTATTCAGTACTTTGTTTAGTGTTGGGGGTTGCAGTAATTAATATGTTCAACTTTATGGACGGTATTAATGGTATAACAGGTATGTATAGTTTGGCTGTATTGTCTGGTATGTATTTTATCAATTTAAATGAAGCGATTGTTCATACAGATTTAATTGTGTTTTCTGGTTTGTCTCTTCTTGTTTTTGGGTTTTATAATTTCAGAAAAAAAGCGCTTTTTTTTGCAGGAGATATAGGAAGTATTGCTATAGGAATGTTGCTCTTTTTTATCGGGTTTTTATTTGTTTTAGAATTGCATTCTCCAATATTATTATTGTTAATTTTAGTTTATGGAGTAGATACCGCTCTTACAATGCTGTATAGAATTATATATACGAAGGAAAGTATTTTAGATCCTCATAGGCACCATGTGTATCAAAAATTGGTTGATGTATCTAAAATATCACATTTAAAAGTTTCTTTGGGATATGGAGTACTTCAATTAGTAGTTAATTTTATCATCCTTAAAACCTATAAGTTAGATATGACAACTCAATTAGTAGTGTTTTTTGGTGTGATTATACTTTTTATTTTACTTTATATTTTCCTTTTTAGATTGCTAGCTAAAAAAGCAAAAATTAACAATGCAACATAA
- a CDS encoding GumC family protein — MQIHKENTSFKSNEEGETLNIREELEKYLFHWKWFVLGGIFSLIFAFVYLRYSTPQYSASTSILIKDNQKSGISKELEAFKDMGIVGSGSSNNTDNEIEILKSRKIIGSVVDTLNLTTLYFQEGRVKRTEVYDNNPIKIIYDTDKESLIKQVKDTSFTVNIISQNKFELKDSEDIFVSHHKFDEIVNSGIGKFRVKQTDNFKFKEAHKIYVTVLKRSSVIDSYKSAVKISSVDKNSSVLLLSFTHPIKEKAEDFLNELVTQYNLDAIKDKSEVSQKTKTFIDDRLSAIGKDLNEIQDRVKDFKTDNNITGLSTEGELALQTASLNNEKLINIKTQLNIAEGVLKNIKNQSNTDETLPQNLGFSEGSISESIKAYNELVVYKNRLSVNAGDKNPQIIQYQKEINSLKLNLRNSISNLIASLQTQYAQINTEANKINSKVSAIPVLERGYIDIEREQEIISGLYSYLLKKKEETAISLAVTVPNAKIIDVAYSNGIPVSPKRKIIFLGALLLGVLIPFIIIYLKGLLDTKVHTRKDIEELTTVPFLGDVPHSDTKEKIVIGNDSRTSTAEAFRLIRTNLDFMLPRKENDLGKTIFITSTTSGEGKSFISINLAAALSLSNKKVLLIGMDLRAPKVTEYLGIPERKGITNFITNEKISLDDIKFSIPEIKGLDIIASGVIPPNPAELLLHSKVKELFEEVKKDYDYIIVDTAPVNLVTDTLLVSKYADMFLYVSRANYLDKRMLNVAQTLYNEKKLPNMAIVLNDTDMTRGYGYGYGYGYGYGNAYVETVKKPWYKRILS, encoded by the coding sequence ATGCAAATACATAAAGAAAATACAAGTTTTAAAAGTAATGAAGAAGGTGAAACTTTAAATATTCGTGAGGAGTTAGAAAAGTACTTGTTTCATTGGAAATGGTTCGTTCTTGGTGGGATTTTTTCACTTATTTTTGCATTTGTCTATTTAAGATATAGTACACCACAGTATAGTGCTTCTACTTCCATCCTGATAAAAGACAATCAAAAGTCAGGAATTTCAAAAGAGTTAGAGGCTTTTAAAGATATGGGGATTGTTGGTAGTGGTTCTTCTAATAATACAGACAATGAAATTGAAATTTTAAAATCTCGTAAAATTATTGGATCTGTTGTTGATACTCTAAATTTAACAACACTTTATTTCCAAGAAGGTAGAGTAAAAAGAACAGAGGTATATGATAATAACCCTATTAAAATAATATATGACACGGATAAAGAATCTTTAATTAAACAAGTAAAAGATACTTCTTTTACTGTTAATATTATTTCACAAAATAAGTTTGAATTAAAGGATTCTGAAGACATCTTTGTTTCTCATCATAAGTTTGATGAAATTGTAAATTCAGGTATTGGTAAGTTTAGGGTGAAACAAACCGATAACTTCAAATTTAAAGAAGCACATAAAATTTATGTAACTGTGTTAAAAAGAAGTAGTGTAATAGATAGCTACAAATCTGCTGTTAAAATTAGCAGTGTGGATAAAAACTCGAGCGTTTTATTGTTGTCTTTTACCCACCCAATTAAAGAAAAAGCAGAAGACTTTTTAAATGAACTGGTGACACAATATAATTTAGATGCTATTAAAGATAAAAGTGAAGTTTCTCAAAAAACAAAAACGTTTATTGATGATCGTTTATCTGCTATCGGGAAAGATTTGAATGAGATTCAAGACCGGGTAAAGGATTTTAAAACAGATAATAATATTACAGGTCTTTCTACTGAAGGAGAACTTGCTTTACAAACTGCTTCTTTAAATAATGAAAAATTAATTAATATTAAAACACAATTAAATATTGCAGAAGGTGTTTTAAAAAATATAAAAAATCAGTCTAATACAGACGAAACTTTACCACAAAATTTAGGCTTTTCGGAAGGATCTATTTCAGAATCTATCAAAGCATACAATGAATTAGTTGTTTATAAAAATCGTTTAAGTGTAAACGCTGGTGATAAAAACCCTCAAATAATACAATACCAAAAGGAGATTAATTCGTTGAAATTGAATTTAAGGAATAGTATTTCAAATTTAATTGCTTCGCTACAAACACAGTATGCTCAAATTAATACCGAAGCGAATAAAATAAACTCGAAAGTATCTGCAATTCCTGTTTTAGAAAGAGGCTATATTGATATTGAAAGAGAACAAGAAATTATATCTGGTTTGTATTCTTATTTATTAAAGAAAAAGGAAGAAACTGCCATTTCTCTCGCGGTTACCGTACCTAATGCAAAAATTATTGATGTTGCCTATAGTAATGGAATACCCGTTTCACCAAAAAGAAAAATTATTTTCTTAGGTGCATTGTTATTAGGAGTATTAATTCCTTTCATCATTATTTACTTGAAAGGCCTCTTAGATACAAAAGTACATACTCGAAAAGATATTGAAGAGTTAACCACAGTGCCTTTTCTTGGTGACGTTCCTCATTCTGACACCAAAGAGAAAATTGTGATTGGAAATGACTCAAGAACAAGTACTGCGGAGGCTTTTCGTTTGATAAGAACCAATTTAGATTTTATGTTGCCTCGTAAAGAGAATGATTTAGGAAAAACAATTTTTATCACTTCTACGACCAGTGGTGAAGGAAAATCGTTTATTTCTATTAACCTTGCAGCGGCATTGTCACTTTCTAATAAAAAAGTATTATTAATAGGCATGGACCTTAGAGCTCCTAAAGTTACAGAATATTTAGGGATACCAGAACGCAAAGGAATTACCAACTTTATTACAAACGAAAAAATATCTTTAGATGATATTAAATTTTCTATTCCAGAAATTAAAGGATTAGATATTATTGCATCTGGTGTTATTCCACCAAACCCTGCTGAATTGTTATTGCATTCTAAGGTGAAAGAATTATTTGAAGAGGTTAAAAAGGACTATGATTATATTATTGTAGATACTGCTCCAGTAAACTTAGTAACGGATACCTTATTGGTCTCTAAGTATGCAGATATGTTCTTATATGTTTCTAGAGCTAATTATTTAGACAAACGTAT
- a CDS encoding polysaccharide biosynthesis/export family protein → MNRITTILFLLVIVMSSCVSNKDIAYFQFDEINQSEVNNNFETIFKPDDLLQITISSDNIEATLPFNLPAVTFGTAGTATGTPKQQTYLIDSRGEIDFPILGKLKLGGLSREAALDLFKQKLSPDYVASPTINISIANFKVTVYGDVKKPGTYTIPNERVSILDAIGLAGDLNISGKRDNVLVIREENNKKVKYRVNLLSNKTLSSPVFYLQQNDVVYVEHNKARIQSASSNSNSTLIISVTSLIITLVSILTR, encoded by the coding sequence ATGAATAGAATTACAACGATTCTCTTTTTGTTAGTGATTGTAATGTCATCCTGTGTTTCTAATAAAGATATTGCATATTTTCAATTTGATGAGATTAACCAATCTGAGGTAAATAATAATTTTGAGACGATTTTTAAGCCTGATGATTTGTTACAAATCACCATTTCTTCAGATAATATTGAAGCAACTTTACCTTTTAATCTACCAGCTGTAACTTTTGGTACTGCAGGTACAGCAACAGGAACACCTAAACAACAGACCTATTTAATAGATAGTAGAGGTGAAATAGATTTCCCTATTTTAGGGAAGTTAAAATTAGGAGGGCTTTCAAGAGAAGCTGCATTAGACCTATTTAAACAAAAATTATCTCCCGACTATGTTGCTAGCCCAACGATTAACATAAGTATAGCAAATTTTAAAGTGACCGTATATGGAGATGTTAAAAAACCAGGTACGTATACTATACCTAACGAAAGAGTTAGCATCTTGGATGCGATTGGTTTGGCGGGAGACTTAAATATTTCAGGTAAAAGGGACAATGTGTTGGTGATAAGAGAGGAAAATAATAAAAAAGTGAAATATCGAGTGAATTTATTGTCCAATAAAACACTGTCTTCTCCCGTGTTTTATTTACAACAAAATGATGTGGTGTATGTAGAACATAACAAAGCAAGAATTCAATCAGCTTCTTCCAATTCGAATAGCACCTTAATTATATCCGTTACAAGTTTGATTATTACTTTAGTATCTATTTTAACAAGATAA